Proteins co-encoded in one Alphaproteobacteria bacterium PA2 genomic window:
- a CDS encoding bifunctional phosphopantothenoylcysteine decarboxylase/phosphopantothenate synthase (catalyzes the conjugation of cysteine to 4'-phosphopantothenate to form 4-phosphopantothenoylcysteine, which is then decarboxylated to form 4'-phosphopantotheine; in the alphaproteobacteria, this protein contains an N-terminal SbtC-like domain), whose product MSQKRILLIVGGGIAAYKSLELIRLLRKSGIGVRVILTSAGAEFVTPLSLSALSENPVHTDLFSLTDEAEMGHIQLSRAADLVVVAPATADLMAKAANGHANDLASTVLLATDKPVLMAPAMNVRMWEHAATRRNLATLMADGVHMVGPNDGDMACGEFGPGRMAEPAEIHAAILDLLSGSARPLAGRHALVTAGPTAEPIDPVRYLTNRSSGKQGFAIAAALAKLGARVTLVSGPVALATPPGVNRVDVETAVEMLAACQSALPADIAVCVAAVADWRPAEVSDQKTKKVPGGGPPTLTLTENPDILATLSRSQNRPALVVGFAAETDQVEDYARAKLARKGCDWIIANDVSIAGTMGGDDNAVSIVTKDGIERWERLAKSQVADQLAARMAEGLK is encoded by the coding sequence GTGTCGCAAAAGCGCATACTCTTGATCGTCGGGGGCGGAATCGCCGCCTACAAAAGCCTTGAACTCATTCGGCTTCTACGGAAGTCCGGTATCGGGGTGCGGGTCATTCTGACCTCGGCGGGCGCGGAATTCGTGACGCCCCTGTCCCTTTCGGCCCTGTCGGAAAACCCCGTCCATACCGATCTGTTCAGCCTGACGGACGAAGCCGAGATGGGGCATATCCAGCTTTCCCGGGCGGCTGACCTGGTGGTGGTCGCCCCGGCGACGGCGGATCTGATGGCCAAGGCCGCCAATGGCCACGCCAATGATCTGGCCTCCACGGTCCTGCTGGCCACCGACAAGCCGGTCCTCATGGCGCCGGCCATGAATGTCCGAATGTGGGAGCACGCCGCCACCCGCCGCAATCTTGCGACCCTGATGGCCGACGGCGTCCACATGGTCGGGCCAAATGACGGCGACATGGCCTGTGGAGAGTTCGGACCAGGCCGTATGGCCGAGCCTGCCGAAATCCACGCCGCCATTCTCGACCTGCTGTCCGGCTCCGCCAGACCCCTGGCGGGCAGACATGCCCTTGTGACGGCGGGACCGACAGCAGAGCCCATTGATCCGGTGCGCTATCTGACCAACCGCTCCAGCGGCAAACAGGGCTTCGCCATCGCGGCCGCCCTGGCCAAGCTCGGGGCGCGGGTGACCCTGGTCTCGGGCCCCGTCGCCCTGGCGACGCCTCCAGGCGTCAACCGGGTGGATGTGGAGACAGCGGTTGAGATGCTGGCAGCCTGCCAGTCGGCCTTGCCCGCCGATATCGCTGTCTGTGTCGCCGCTGTCGCGGACTGGCGCCCGGCGGAGGTGTCCGACCAGAAAACCAAGAAGGTTCCCGGCGGAGGGCCGCCGACCCTGACCCTTACGGAAAACCCCGACATTCTGGCCACCCTGTCCCGGAGCCAGAACCGGCCAGCTCTCGTCGTCGGCTTCGCCGCCGAGACCGACCAGGTGGAAGACTATGCCCGGGCCAAGCTGGCCCGGAAGGGCTGCGACTGGATCATCGCCAACGACGTCTCCATCGCCGGAACCATGGGCGGCGATGACAATGCGGTCTCCATTGTCACCAAGGACGGCATTGAACGCTGGGAGCGCCTGGCGAAATCACAGGTCGCCGACCAGCTGGCGGCGCGCATGGCTGAGGGCCTGAAATGA
- the queG gene encoding tRNA epoxyqueuosine(34) reductase QueG, giving the protein MTTSISDPREIIRQKAAELGFDICGFADCAAPWPAGARLEAFVEAGRHGEMDWMAETLERRAHPTGMWNEARSAIMLGVNYGPDTDPLEVLKDPERAAISVYAQGDDYHDLIKGRLKQLAGWMASRFGQDLKVFVDTAPLMEKPLAQLAGLGWQGKHTNLVSRDFGSWLFLGAILTTADLAPDTSEQDHCGNCRACLDICPTSAFPAPYQLDARRCISYLTIELKGPIPVEFRPALGNRIYGCDDCLAACPWNKFARASHELRLQARPALAQARLEDLIGLTDQDFRALFAKNPIKRIGRDRFIRNVLYAMGNTRDARHGDAIGQLLEDASPVVRGAAVWAMRQVVPEETFSVLKAERAGHESDPSVMTEWL; this is encoded by the coding sequence ATGACGACCTCGATTTCTGATCCCCGAGAGATCATCCGCCAGAAGGCGGCTGAGCTCGGTTTCGATATCTGTGGCTTTGCTGACTGCGCCGCGCCCTGGCCCGCCGGCGCCAGGCTGGAGGCCTTTGTCGAGGCTGGCCGCCATGGCGAAATGGACTGGATGGCGGAGACCCTGGAGCGCCGCGCCCATCCAACAGGCATGTGGAATGAGGCCCGCAGCGCCATCATGCTCGGGGTCAATTACGGTCCAGACACCGATCCGCTTGAAGTCCTCAAGGATCCTGAGCGGGCAGCCATCTCGGTCTATGCCCAGGGCGATGACTATCACGACCTGATCAAGGGCCGGCTGAAGCAACTGGCAGGCTGGATGGCCAGCCGTTTCGGGCAGGATCTCAAGGTCTTTGTCGACACCGCCCCTCTCATGGAAAAGCCCCTAGCCCAGCTTGCCGGTCTGGGCTGGCAGGGCAAGCACACCAATCTGGTGAGCCGGGACTTCGGGTCCTGGCTGTTTCTCGGCGCCATTCTGACCACGGCTGACCTGGCGCCGGACACGTCCGAACAGGATCACTGCGGCAATTGCCGGGCCTGCCTCGACATCTGCCCCACCAGCGCCTTCCCAGCGCCCTATCAGCTGGACGCCCGGCGCTGCATTTCCTACCTGACCATCGAGCTGAAGGGGCCGATCCCGGTGGAGTTCCGGCCCGCCCTGGGCAACCGGATCTATGGCTGCGATGACTGTCTGGCGGCCTGTCCCTGGAACAAGTTCGCCCGGGCTTCCCATGAACTTCGTCTTCAGGCGCGCCCAGCCCTGGCCCAGGCAAGGCTGGAGGATCTGATCGGCCTGACGGATCAGGACTTCCGTGCCCTCTTCGCCAAGAACCCTATCAAGCGCATCGGTCGCGACCGGTTCATCCGCAATGTACTCTACGCCATGGGCAATACCCGGGACGCCCGCCATGGGGATGCGATCGGCCAGCTTCTTGAAGATGCCTCCCCGGTGGTCCGGGGGGCTGCGGTCTGGGCGATGAGACAGGTTGTCCCGGAAGAGACCTTCAGCGTTCTGAAGGCCGAAAGGGCCGGACATGAATCCGACCCCTCTGTCATGACGGAATGGCTCTAG
- a CDS encoding DNA-formamidopyrimidine glycosylase, translated as MPELPEVETVRRGLAPVLEGQRLRRVEARRPDLRFPFPEGFVQRLTGAEIVALRRRAKYLLAELDRGETLVMHLGMSGRFEIALPEGAVRPGEFHYAADPDPKHAHVVFETQAGGRVTYYDPRRFGFMGLIETGGLDQHPWFAAMGPEPLSQDFGPDRLVDMFRGRIQGPKTLLLDQRVVAGLGNIYVCEALNRSKISPFRPAGEIKAARLGLLATTVKDVLAEAIEAGGSTLKDFAAADGALGYFQHRFRAYDRLGQPCANPGCKGTIHREVQAGRSTFFCPTCQT; from the coding sequence ATGCCTGAGCTTCCCGAAGTTGAAACGGTCCGGAGGGGTCTCGCCCCTGTCCTGGAGGGTCAGAGACTGCGCAGGGTGGAAGCCCGCCGCCCGGACCTGCGCTTCCCGTTTCCCGAGGGCTTCGTCCAGCGCCTGACCGGGGCGGAGATTGTCGCCCTGAGACGCCGGGCCAAATACCTCCTGGCCGAGCTGGACCGGGGCGAAACCCTGGTCATGCATCTGGGCATGAGCGGAAGGTTCGAGATCGCCCTGCCTGAAGGCGCCGTCCGGCCCGGCGAATTTCACTATGCCGCCGACCCCGACCCCAAGCACGCCCATGTGGTTTTCGAGACCCAGGCTGGCGGGCGGGTCACATATTATGATCCCAGACGGTTCGGCTTCATGGGTCTGATTGAAACGGGCGGCCTTGATCAGCACCCCTGGTTCGCCGCTATGGGCCCCGAGCCCCTTTCGCAGGACTTCGGACCTGATCGGCTGGTCGACATGTTCAGGGGCCGGATCCAGGGGCCCAAGACCCTGCTGCTGGACCAGAGGGTCGTGGCCGGCCTCGGCAATATCTATGTGTGCGAGGCGCTGAACCGGTCGAAGATCTCGCCCTTCCGCCCCGCCGGCGAGATCAAGGCCGCCAGGCTGGGCTTGCTGGCGACGACGGTGAAGGACGTCCTGGCCGAGGCCATTGAAGCCGGGGGCTCGACCCTGAAGGACTTTGCGGCTGCAGATGGAGCCCTCGGCTATTTCCAGCACAGATTCCGGGCCTATGACCGCCTGGGCCAGCCCTGCGCCAACCCCGGCTGCAAGGGGACCATACACCGCGAGGTCCAGGCCGGACGCTCGACCTTCTTTTGCCCAACATGTCAGACATAG
- a CDS encoding amidase, whose amino-acid sequence MSRDILDLDATDQLAALAAGQVSAVELFDLSTAREARLRDRLNLVVVRDLEGGRSAARASDERRAKGETPGVLEGLPMTLKDTLDVVGMPASAGVEALRNRPSCEDAETVARARAAGAVFWGKTNVPVMAGDWQSFNSLYGVSSNPWDPTRTTGGSSGGAAGCLATGITALEIGSDIGGSLRVPANFCGVYSHKPSWEAVSQRGHVPPAPGSSAPRDLNVVGPMARSARDLQLLFSIISRAGTGAVPAPRLKTLKVGLWLDEPAYGLDPEVRTVLEAYGRSLEDAGATVELVPSPLDAAVLKDCYQTLLGSVIAQDLSAAQIDNLLSMRPEALAAKAAGAPMAGQVLSYTATHLEWLAADETRFRLIDQAASVFARYDVLLAPVTPVPAFPHDHSPFNTRVLTLSDGRTIPYASMLDWISMATTCRLPVTCAPAGLTASGLPVGVQIIGPPGGDAITLSVAAALSELRSFVPPPAY is encoded by the coding sequence ATGAGCCGCGACATTCTCGATCTGGACGCCACAGACCAGCTGGCGGCTCTTGCGGCGGGACAGGTTTCCGCCGTCGAACTGTTCGACCTCTCCACGGCCCGTGAAGCCAGACTACGCGATAGGCTGAACCTGGTGGTCGTGCGGGATCTGGAGGGCGGGCGTTCCGCGGCCAGGGCCAGCGATGAGCGGCGGGCGAAGGGCGAGACACCAGGTGTCCTGGAGGGACTGCCCATGACCCTGAAGGATACCCTGGATGTGGTCGGCATGCCGGCCAGCGCCGGGGTTGAGGCCCTCCGGAATCGCCCCTCCTGCGAGGACGCAGAAACAGTTGCGCGGGCGCGGGCGGCTGGCGCCGTATTCTGGGGCAAGACCAATGTCCCTGTCATGGCCGGGGACTGGCAGAGCTTCAACAGCCTCTATGGGGTTTCCAGCAATCCCTGGGACCCGACCCGGACCACGGGCGGATCCTCAGGCGGCGCAGCAGGCTGCCTGGCGACGGGAATCACGGCCCTGGAAATTGGGTCGGACATTGGCGGCTCCTTGCGGGTTCCGGCAAATTTCTGCGGTGTCTATTCCCATAAGCCCAGCTGGGAGGCTGTGTCGCAGAGGGGCCACGTACCCCCGGCGCCTGGATCCAGCGCCCCGCGGGACCTGAATGTGGTGGGGCCCATGGCAAGGTCGGCCCGGGACCTGCAACTGCTGTTCTCGATCATCTCACGGGCGGGGACGGGGGCGGTGCCTGCGCCACGACTTAAGACGCTGAAGGTCGGGCTGTGGCTGGATGAACCCGCCTACGGTCTGGACCCGGAGGTCCGCACTGTCCTTGAAGCTTACGGACGGTCATTGGAGGACGCCGGCGCTACTGTCGAACTGGTCCCCTCCCCGTTGGATGCCGCAGTTCTGAAGGACTGCTACCAGACCCTGCTGGGCTCGGTGATCGCCCAGGACCTTTCCGCCGCCCAGATCGACAACCTGCTCTCCATGCGGCCGGAAGCCCTGGCTGCAAAGGCCGCGGGCGCCCCCATGGCCGGCCAGGTCCTGTCCTATACGGCGACCCATCTGGAATGGCTGGCGGCCGACGAGACCAGGTTCAGGCTCATTGATCAGGCGGCCAGCGTTTTTGCGCGCTATGATGTCCTGCTGGCGCCGGTGACGCCGGTTCCGGCCTTTCCCCACGACCATTCGCCGTTCAACACCCGGGTCCTGACCCTCAGCGACGGCCGGACCATCCCCTATGCCTCCATGCTGGACTGGATCTCGATGGCGACCACATGCCGCCTGCCGGTGACCTGCGCCCCGGCCGGGCTCACGGCCTCTGGTCTTCCAGTCGGCGTTCAGATCATCGGACCACCCGGGGGCGACGCCATCACCCTTTCGGTGGCGGCGGCCCTGTCCGAACTCCGCAGCTTCGTTCCGCCGCCAGCATACTGA
- a CDS encoding enoyl-CoA hydratase, which produces MAFETLIVETQGAVRVIRLNRPDALNALNSTLMTELGLALDAVSADDAIGCVVLTGSERAFAAGADIKEMSDKSYADMFKSDMFGAISRKFDQFRKPVIAAVSGFALGGGCELAMLCDFIIAAETAKFGQPEINLGVMPGIGGTQRLTRLVGKSKAMDMILTGRMMDAAEAERAGLVSRVVPAEKLLEEALAAATKIAGQSPLAVMMNKELVEAALETTLATGVAMERRLFHSLFAFEDQKEGMAAFVEKRKPQFRGS; this is translated from the coding sequence ATGGCCTTCGAGACCCTGATTGTCGAAACCCAGGGCGCCGTCCGCGTCATCCGGCTCAATCGCCCGGACGCCCTCAACGCCCTGAACAGCACCCTGATGACGGAACTCGGCCTCGCCCTGGACGCCGTCAGCGCCGATGACGCCATTGGCTGCGTTGTACTGACCGGCTCGGAGCGGGCCTTCGCCGCCGGCGCCGACATCAAGGAAATGTCCGACAAGAGCTACGCAGACATGTTCAAGAGCGACATGTTCGGGGCGATCTCCCGGAAGTTCGACCAGTTCCGCAAGCCGGTCATCGCCGCCGTCAGCGGCTTCGCCCTGGGCGGCGGCTGCGAACTGGCCATGCTGTGCGACTTCATCATCGCCGCCGAGACCGCGAAGTTCGGCCAGCCCGAAATCAATCTCGGCGTCATGCCCGGGATCGGCGGCACCCAGCGCCTGACCCGGCTGGTGGGCAAGTCCAAGGCCATGGACATGATCCTGACCGGCCGGATGATGGACGCCGCAGAGGCGGAGCGCGCCGGCCTGGTTTCCCGGGTGGTCCCGGCCGAAAAGCTTTTGGAAGAAGCCCTGGCCGCAGCCACGAAGATCGCCGGCCAGTCGCCCCTCGCCGTCATGATGAACAAGGAACTGGTGGAAGCCGCCCTGGAGACCACCCTGGCGACCGGGGTGGCCATGGAGCGGCGCCTGTTCCACTCGCTTTTCGCCTTCGAGGACCAGAAGGAAGGCATGGCGGCCTTTGTGGAAAAACGGAAGCCGCAGTTCCGGGGAAGCTGA
- a CDS encoding deoxyuridine 5'-triphosphate nucleotidohydrolase — protein MKPMIPVVRLAHNKDLPLPAYETADAAGMDLRAAVPANEPFVLKPGARAAIPTGLSFAIPSGFEGQVRPRSGLALKSGISQANTPGTIDADYRGEVKVILINLGQEDFVISRGDRIGQMVIAPVIQAGWIEVDSLDETVRGARGFGSTGAQ, from the coding sequence ATGAAACCGATGATCCCTGTGGTCCGACTGGCCCACAATAAGGACCTGCCCCTGCCGGCCTATGAAACGGCGGACGCCGCCGGCATGGATCTGCGCGCCGCCGTGCCCGCAAACGAACCCTTTGTCCTGAAGCCGGGCGCCCGGGCGGCCATCCCCACGGGCCTCTCCTTCGCCATTCCCTCGGGCTTTGAAGGTCAGGTCCGCCCCCGGTCCGGCCTTGCCCTGAAGTCCGGCATTTCCCAGGCCAATACCCCGGGCACCATTGACGCCGACTATCGCGGCGAGGTGAAGGTCATCCTGATCAATCTGGGCCAGGAGGACTTTGTCATCTCCCGGGGCGACCGGATCGGTCAGATGGTCATCGCCCCGGTGATCCAGGCCGGCTGGATCGAGGTCGACAGCCTGGACGAAACCGTCAGGGGCGCCAGGGGCTTCGGCTCCACGGGCGCCCAGTAA
- a CDS encoding chromosomal replication initiation protein DnaA: MTVTIARGGLAEALTGAGTGDAWNKTCQALKHELGEATFGSWLGQASLKEHGADICLVAATGVARDWIRRHAWRRIGELWAQNDPMGRHLDLKSRMEFEALGEAAPMTAPATMVEISVPQFSAPSASHSPTQQVRAPARHGLQERFTFDTFVQGPANEFAFAVARRVASWADGHFNPVLFHGPYGFGKTHLLNAMAWEAMQTGVEKKVVYLTAERFTSAFVRAIQDRQTSAFKDELRDADLLLIDDVHFVAGKQSTQEELFHTLIALVEDGRRVVMTADRSPSELTDMEPRLRSHLQAGLVCGIEPADFNLRLGILERKLATLAGQGGFAPSVRPEVLQFLADRFTDSVRELEGALNTLVARVGGDLARLSLDEAQAILRPHLSCTEKRVTVDTIQKAVAEHYGLKQADMISERRARAVARPRQAAMWIAKQITTRSLPDIGRRFGGRDHTTVLHAVRRIESLRAEDPALARDLDILLRKLRG; the protein is encoded by the coding sequence ATGACAGTGACCATCGCGCGTGGAGGGCTAGCGGAAGCTTTGACCGGAGCTGGGACGGGCGATGCCTGGAACAAGACCTGTCAGGCGCTGAAGCATGAGCTCGGGGAAGCGACCTTCGGATCCTGGCTTGGCCAGGCGTCTCTCAAGGAGCATGGCGCCGACATCTGCCTCGTGGCGGCCACCGGCGTCGCCCGGGACTGGATCCGCCGTCACGCCTGGCGGCGCATTGGAGAACTGTGGGCCCAGAACGACCCCATGGGTCGCCATCTGGATCTGAAGTCCCGCATGGAATTCGAGGCCCTGGGTGAAGCTGCGCCCATGACAGCCCCGGCGACCATGGTCGAAATCTCGGTCCCGCAGTTTTCGGCTCCATCTGCATCTCATTCCCCGACCCAGCAGGTCAGGGCTCCGGCCCGCCACGGCCTGCAGGAAAGATTCACCTTCGACACCTTCGTTCAGGGTCCGGCCAACGAGTTCGCCTTTGCCGTGGCCCGTCGGGTGGCCTCCTGGGCTGACGGACATTTCAACCCGGTCCTCTTCCACGGCCCCTATGGCTTTGGAAAGACCCACCTGCTGAACGCCATGGCCTGGGAGGCCATGCAGACCGGTGTCGAGAAGAAGGTGGTCTATCTGACCGCCGAGCGCTTTACCTCGGCCTTTGTCCGCGCCATCCAGGATCGCCAGACCTCGGCCTTCAAGGATGAGCTCCGCGACGCCGACCTGCTGCTCATTGACGACGTTCACTTCGTGGCGGGCAAGCAGTCCACCCAGGAAGAGCTTTTCCACACCCTCATCGCCCTGGTGGAGGATGGTCGCCGGGTCGTCATGACCGCTGACCGTTCACCGTCAGAACTGACGGACATGGAGCCGCGACTGCGCTCACACCTGCAGGCGGGTCTGGTCTGCGGCATCGAGCCGGCCGACTTCAATCTTCGTCTGGGCATTCTCGAGCGCAAGCTGGCCACCCTGGCCGGTCAGGGCGGCTTCGCCCCTTCGGTCCGGCCCGAGGTCCTGCAGTTCCTGGCCGACCGCTTCACCGATTCCGTTCGTGAACTGGAGGGCGCCTTGAACACCCTGGTGGCCCGTGTCGGCGGCGATCTCGCACGCCTGTCCCTGGACGAAGCCCAGGCCATTCTGCGCCCCCATCTTTCCTGCACTGAAAAGCGCGTGACGGTGGACACCATCCAGAAGGCCGTGGCCGAGCACTATGGCCTGAAGCAGGCGGACATGATTTCCGAGCGCCGCGCCAGGGCCGTGGCCCGGCCGCGTCAGGCGGCCATGTGGATCGCCAAGCAGATCACAACCCGCTCCCTGCCCGATATCGGTCGGCGGTTCGGCGGGCGGGATCACACTACGGTCCTTCACGCGGTGCGCCGGATCGAGTCCCTGCGGGCGGAGGATCCGGCCCTGGCGCGGGATCTGGACATCCTGCTGCGCAAGCTGCGCGGCTAG
- a CDS encoding bifunctional demethylmenaquinone methyltransferase/2-methoxy-6-polyprenyl-1,4-benzoquinol methylase: MVARRTEERYEASMTATFGFRDVDPSEKPRLVRGVFDRVASRYDLMNDLMSAGVHRLWKDAVAARLNPQPGEVIIDCAGGTGDMARRFARMARRAQERRGGDDAKIFVLDYNAEMVASGREKGGEPEIAWGVGDAQRLPLPDACADAYVISFGIRNVTDVQAALVEARRVLKPGGRFLCLEFSRPATEALRRAYDAYSFSVIPAIGELVAKDRASYQYLVESIRRFPDQKTFAGMMEKAGFKRVSYTNFTGGVAALHQGWAI; encoded by the coding sequence ATGGTGGCGCGCAGGACAGAGGAGCGCTATGAGGCCAGCATGACCGCGACCTTCGGATTTCGAGACGTAGATCCCAGCGAAAAGCCGCGCCTGGTGCGGGGCGTCTTCGACCGGGTGGCAAGCCGCTATGACCTGATGAACGACCTGATGAGCGCAGGGGTTCACCGTCTGTGGAAGGATGCTGTGGCGGCGCGGCTGAATCCCCAGCCCGGCGAAGTCATCATCGACTGCGCCGGCGGCACCGGGGACATGGCCCGCAGGTTCGCCCGCATGGCCCGCCGCGCCCAGGAGCGCCGGGGCGGGGACGACGCAAAGATCTTCGTCCTCGACTACAATGCTGAAATGGTCGCGTCCGGGCGGGAAAAGGGCGGGGAACCGGAAATCGCCTGGGGTGTGGGCGACGCCCAGCGCCTGCCCCTGCCGGATGCCTGCGCCGACGCCTATGTGATTTCCTTCGGCATCCGCAATGTCACCGACGTCCAGGCCGCCCTGGTGGAGGCCCGGCGGGTCCTGAAGCCCGGTGGACGTTTCCTGTGCCTTGAGTTTTCGCGCCCGGCCACCGAGGCCCTGCGTCGTGCCTATGACGCCTATTCCTTCTCGGTCATCCCGGCCATTGGCGAGCTGGTGGCCAAGGACCGCGCCTCCTATCAGTACCTGGTGGAGAGCATCCGCCGGTTTCCTGACCAGAAGACCTTTGCCGGCATGATGGAGAAGGCGGGCTTCAAGCGCGTCAGCTACACCAATTTCACAGGCGGGGTTGCGGCCCTGCATCAGGGTTGGGCCATCTGA
- a CDS encoding 30S ribosomal protein S20 codes for MANTPGAKKAVRKIARRTEINTARRSRVRTFLRKFDEALAAGDPAVAKDAFIKAQSELMRAVTKGVVHKNTGSRKVSRLAAQLKKMAAA; via the coding sequence ATGGCAAACACGCCCGGCGCCAAGAAAGCGGTCCGCAAGATCGCCCGCCGTACCGAAATCAATACGGCCCGCCGTTCGCGCGTGCGCACCTTCCTGCGCAAGTTTGACGAGGCCCTGGCCGCCGGCGATCCCGCCGTCGCCAAGGACGCCTTCATCAAGGCTCAGTCCGAACTGATGCGCGCCGTGACCAAGGGCGTGGTCCACAAGAATACGGGCTCGCGCAAGGTCTCGCGCCTGGCTGCCCAGCTGAAGAAGATGGCCGCCGCCTAG
- the ubiB gene encoding 2-polyprenylphenol 6-hydroxylase: protein MAGFRRLIEAVWRLVRYDALLPREAISHYPPALQALSRLLLVFAGPQSRLGRPGERLALALETLGPVAIKLGQLLSTRADIFGAAFAVDLSRLKDRLSPFPTATARAEIEHALGRSVESLFARFDEPIAAASLAQAHPAWLLDGRHVAVKVLRPGIDQRVAEDAAAMRLAASFLSGVSATARRLQPQALAETVIRSTELELDLRLEAAGCDELRGVMARDGYMTAPRIIWEGVGKTVLTLEWAKGLPLSGPEALQQPGLDRQALADNLIRAFLAQALDHGVFHADLHEGNLFVAAPARIEAVDFGIVGRLGAPERRYLAEILWGFLERDYERVARVHFDAGYVPRTHSVSAFAQALRAVGEQVFGRPASEVPMSRVLIQLFEITAIFDMKLRPELVLLQKTMVAVEGVARGICPDHDMWQAADPVVRRWMLRELSPPAQARRFLQEGADALQNLARLLQSPPAAPAYQSVTPSPWIWFGIGAATLAAGVLLGAWLF, encoded by the coding sequence ATGGCCGGCTTCAGGCGACTCATTGAGGCCGTCTGGCGGCTGGTCCGCTACGACGCCCTCCTGCCGCGGGAAGCCATCAGCCACTATCCGCCCGCCCTGCAGGCGCTGTCCCGGCTTCTGCTGGTCTTCGCCGGTCCCCAGTCCCGCCTGGGCCGCCCCGGCGAGCGTCTCGCCCTGGCCCTCGAGACCCTGGGTCCGGTGGCCATCAAGCTGGGTCAGCTCCTTTCCACCCGGGCCGATATCTTCGGCGCCGCCTTCGCGGTGGACCTGTCCCGACTGAAGGACCGGTTGTCGCCTTTCCCGACCGCGACGGCGCGGGCCGAGATCGAACACGCCCTTGGCCGCAGCGTCGAAAGCCTGTTTGCCCGGTTTGATGAGCCGATCGCCGCCGCCTCCCTTGCCCAGGCCCACCCCGCCTGGCTGCTGGACGGCCGCCATGTGGCGGTAAAGGTCCTGCGTCCCGGCATTGACCAGAGGGTCGCCGAGGACGCCGCCGCCATGCGCCTTGCGGCGAGCTTCCTGTCCGGCGTGTCGGCGACTGCCCGGCGCCTGCAGCCCCAGGCGCTTGCGGAAACGGTCATCCGGTCAACAGAGCTGGAACTGGACCTGCGGCTCGAAGCCGCCGGCTGTGATGAACTGCGCGGGGTCATGGCCCGGGACGGCTATATGACGGCGCCGCGCATCATCTGGGAGGGCGTCGGCAAGACGGTCCTGACCCTGGAATGGGCAAAGGGCCTTCCCCTTTCGGGTCCTGAGGCCCTGCAACAGCCGGGGCTCGACCGTCAGGCCCTGGCCGACAATCTGATCCGCGCCTTTCTGGCCCAGGCCCTGGACCATGGGGTCTTCCATGCGGACCTTCACGAGGGAAACCTGTTCGTGGCGGCGCCCGCCCGGATCGAGGCGGTTGATTTCGGCATTGTGGGACGGCTTGGCGCGCCCGAGCGGCGCTATCTGGCCGAGATCCTCTGGGGCTTTCTGGAGCGCGACTATGAGCGCGTGGCCAGGGTTCATTTCGACGCCGGCTATGTTCCCCGCACCCATTCGGTCTCGGCCTTCGCCCAGGCCCTGAGGGCGGTAGGCGAACAGGTCTTCGGCCGTCCGGCCAGCGAAGTACCCATGAGCCGGGTCCTCATCCAGCTCTTCGAGATCACCGCCATATTCGACATGAAGCTGAGGCCCGAACTGGTCCTGTTGCAGAAGACCATGGTGGCCGTGGAGGGCGTGGCCCGTGGCATCTGTCCCGACCACGACATGTGGCAGGCCGCCGACCCCGTGGTGCGGCGCTGGATGCTGCGGGAGCTTTCGCCTCCGGCCCAGGCCCGCCGCTTCCTTCAGGAAGGCGCAGACGCCCTCCAGAACCTTGCCCGCCTCCTTCAGTCGCCGCCGGCAGCGCCAGCATACCAGTCCGTGACGCCATCGCCCTGGATCTGGTTCGGCATTGGCGCAGCGACTCTGGCGGCAGGTGTCCTGCTGGGCGCCTGGCTCTTCTGA